The genomic window GACAAGTCGGCATGTGTGTTTGATTTGGAGATGGAATTATTTACGCCTGCGCTCCCATCTCCTGTGCACCCAGAACCATTCATCAGGATGTTTCAGGATTATGGTCTCTAAAAACGCATTGATTTTTCTTGTGTTCAGGTAGATCATATCTTCTATGTTGCCCCCTCTTTCCATCTCAATGGGCTCGTTCCAGACAACCCTGTATCTTAAGAAGCCTTCCCTCACAAAATACATAGGAATGACAGGCGCACCCGTTTTCATTCCTATTGCTGCAATGCCTTTTGTTGTAGGGACTTTTTCACCGAAAAGCTCGACAAAGACCCCACGGGATCTCTTTTCTCTCTGATCTGCAAGAATACCGATGATTTTGTTTGCCTTGAGATGTCTCATCACATCTCTCGCCGTATCAGCATTGGGAATAATTTGAAGTCCTGTTGAGTTTCTAAGCTTGTTCAAAAAGTTATTGATATATTTGTGTTTTTTTAGAGGGCGGGCAAGAACAACAATATCGCTTGCAAGTGAGTTTGACGCAACACCCATGATTTCCCAGTTTGTATAATGAAAAATCAGGACGATAACCCCTTTATTCTGCTTTGAGGCATCGTCTATATAATGCCGGTTTTCCATTGTAAACCGGCTGCTGTATTCATGCTTTGGCACATACGGGATCATGAGCATTTCTACAAAATTAATACCCAGTTTTTCAAAGTTTTGTTTTGCAATACCGGCTGCTTCGCTGTCGTTTATGCTGTTAAAAGCCCTTTTAATATTTGATATGGCAACTTTCTTTCTGCCTTTTAAAACAAAAAACGCTATTTTCCCGAAAAACACACCTGTTGAGCGTTGTAGATGTTCCGGGAGAATGCGGATAATTTGCTGGAGGGTTTTAACAATAAATATAAGAAGGAAATCTATAAACACATGGCTCTGCTTAAACGGTAATATTTACAGCTTCGTCAACGAGCATTATTGGAATGTCGTCTTTAATAGGATACATAAGTTTGCATGCATCGCATATGAGTCCATCTTCTGACTTATTCAGTCTTATATCCCCTTTACACTTAGGGCAACAGAGTATGTCAAGGAGATCCTTATTGATAGGCATTGCCCCTCCGCTTTATTTCAGGAAATTTCATTGTTTTCCTTATTTGTCGCAGGTTCAAGTATGTCCGCAAGAGATGAAAAATAGTTTTCCTCATTTTTAACGGGTTCCGGTGCCTTCTTTTCTTCAACAACCTTATTGATTGCCTTTATGCTCAGTCCGATTCTTTTATCTTTTGCATCAATATTCAGAATTAACGCCTTTACTTTATCGTCTATGTTGAATATTTCGGATGGGTGCTTCCCTTTTGCTTCATCCATCTCTGACAGATGTATAAGCCCCTCTATGCCTTCCTCAATTTCCACAAAAGCACCGAAGTCTGTAATGCTTGTCACATAGCCTTCTACAATTTCCCCTACCTGATATCGCGACATAATCCCTTTCCATGGACTTTCCTTCAATTGTTTCAGGCTCAGGGAAAACTTTTTCTGCGCTTTATCAACATTGATTACAAGAGCTTCGACCACTGTCCCCTTTTTAAATGTTTCTGTAACAATATTTTTCCTTCTCGACCATGATACCTCGGACATATGTACTAACCCGTCTATACCGTTGCCTATGCCCACAAACATACCAAAGTCTGTGATATTTTTAATCCTGCCCTTTACTACAGCACCAGCAGGATACTGAGCAACAAGTTCTTCCCATGGATCCGGCAATAATTGTTTTAAGCCAAGAGAAACCCTGTTTTTTTCTTTGTCAACAACAAGTACAATTAGATCGATCCAGTCGCCTTTTTTAACAATCTTGTTAGGGTTTTTCAGTCTCTTATCCCAGCTCATCTCGCTGATATGGAGGAGCCCTTCAATACCTTGTTCGAGTTCAACAAAAACTCCATAATCAACAATTCCGGCGACCTTCCCTCTTACCTTTGTTCCTGCACCATATTTTTCATCAATCTTAAGCCACGGATCCTGTTTAAGTTGTTTTATGCTGACAGATACCCTCTCTTTTTCAACATCTACATCAATTACTTTTACCTTAATTTCATCTCCAACCCTCAAATACTCCTTCGGGTGGGTTATTCTGCCCCATGTTATCTCATTGAGATACAGAAGTCCATCAACTCCGCCCATATCTATAAATGCACCATAATCGGTAATATTCCTGACAATACCATAAACAACCTGATCTGTTTTTACATTTTTCCAGAACTCTTTCTTCTTCCTGTCCCGTTCCTCTTCCATAAACATTCTTCTTGATATTATTACATTCCCTTTACGCTGGTTTACCTTGATGACCTTGAATTTCAGATGCCTCCCTACAAAGGAGGAAGGATTCTTCACAGGCTTAATATCCACCTGAGATATAGGGAGAAAGGCATTTACCCCGATATCCGCTAAAAAACCGCCCTTAACTTCCGATGTAATGTCTCCATCCATGGGCGTGCCATCTTCAGCCGCTTTGTTTACTTTTTCCCATATTCTGATAATATCTGCTCTCTGTTTTGAAAGCAGAAGCAGACCAAACCCCATTTCTCTGCCTACTATTATTACCTCAACTTCATCGCCTATATTGACATTCTGTTCCCCGGACTTGTTCGTAAACTCAGAGATAGATAGTTTCCCTTCGGATTTCAAGCCGACATCGACAATCACCGAATCAGCGTTTATGTTAATAACCCTGCCCTTAATGATATTACCAGCCTGCAGGGTTTTCATTGAGTTTTCATAAAGCTCCTTCATTTCTTCTGGTGTTTTTTCTTTTTGTGCTATGGTGTCACCGGTATCTGGCATGATTCCCCCCTAAAGTTTTTTTACATACCTTTCCACAATATCTAATATGTCATCAGGGGTAGATGCACCTCCTGTTATTCCAATCTTATTAAGCCCTGAAAACCATTCAGGCTTAATATCTGTTTCTGTTTCTATGTGGTGTGTATTCGGCTGTATATTTTTTGCTATATTGAAAAGTTTTGTGGTATTTGAACTGTTCTTTCCACCCACTATCAGCATGGCATCGACCATCGACGAAAGCAGGGCAACTTCCCTCTGCCTGATTCCGGTACTCTCGCAAATTGTATTATAAACCCTCAACTCTTCAACTCCCTCTATAAGCCCACAAACTATATTAAAAAAGGTGTCTTTATCCTGTGTTGTCTGACTTACCACTCCAACCTTTTTTGCGGTTATATGGGTTGGTTTTTGTAACACAATACCATCATTATGCAAATAACTCAATACACTTTTAACTTCAGGGTGGTTTTTATCTCCTACAATTACTACCTTATAACCGTTTTTTTCAAGAAAAATGGCTTTTTTTCTTACCCTCTTTACAAAAGGACAGGTTGCATCTATAGATTTCAATCCTTTCAGTTTGATATCTTCCTCTTCTTCTTCTTTGATTCCATGCGTGCGGAAAACAACAGTTCCATAATTTATCTCGGAGATATTGTCTACAGGAATAATTCCTCTATGCCTGAGCATTTCTACCATCTGCGGGTTATGGATAATCGGGCCCAAAGTGAATATTTTGCCTTTAGCCTTTTCTTTTTCCTGTAAAACAATATCTATTGCACGTCGTACCCCGAAACAAAAACCCGGGTGGTCTGTCTTCAAGACTTCCATCATTCCTCCGACTCGAAGATAACATTCAATATGCTATCAACAACTCCGCGTGCATCCAGTTCGCTTGTATCAATATATATGGCATGTTCCGGTATAACAAGGGGAGCAATCTTCCTTTCCGAATCATCCTTGTCTCTCTTTTGCATCTCATCTTTAACAACTGACTGCAATGATTGTATGCCTTTTGAAGATAACTCAAGGTGTCTTCTCTTTGCCCTTTCGTCCTGGTTGGCATCAAGGTAGAACTTTAAATGTGCATCCGGAAACACCACGCTGCCCATATCTCTGCCTTCAAGCACAACACCGCCATTTTTACCTGCTTCCTTCTGCAGGACAGTAAGGTATTCTCTCACGCTTCTTTCCTGGGAAAGTTTCGACGCGAGAAGAGATATTTCAGGATCACGGATTTTTTCGGAAATGTCTTCAACTTCCAGAAAGACCCTTGCCTCATTTTCAAACTCAAACCTTATAGGAAGGTTTCTCAGAAATTGTTCCATATTGTCGGAATCCTTACGCACATCACATAATATTTTATAGGCATAGGCTACTCCACGGTACATGGCGCCGGTATCAATATACCTGTACCCGAGTGCAAGTGCGACCATCCTGGCAACTGTACTTTTACCTGCCCCACTGGGACCATCAATTGTAATAATCAGGTTTTTATTTGGTTTTTCAGCCATTTTTCTCCTGTCAGCCATCTGTGATTATTTGAGAATGTCCGGAAAACAACTATTTTTCAGTAAGTAGTATTTTTTATAGCTGATTTTTGTGCTTCGGCTGCAGCATGCAAAAGCTACAGTATTTTCCTCAGTGTTTCTATAAACCTTTTATTTTCCTCCATTTTTCCGATTGATACCCTGATGTAATCAGGCAGCCCATATGGACCCATCCATCTTACCAGGATTTTGTCTTCAAAAAGCCTTTTCATTAATGCTTCAGCCCCTTCCCCATATTTAAAAAGTATGAAATTTGACTCTGTCAAAACATACTCTACAGATAGCTCATTGAAGGCATTATAGAAAAATTTCTTGCCCTTTCTGTTATTCTCCATAACCTTCTCAAAATAAGCGGTGTCTTCCATGGCTGCTTTTGCACCTGCAAGCGCAATTGAATTCACGCTGAAGGGCTGTCGTGTTCTCTCGATAAAGGACATCAGGGATGCTTCACCGATACCATATCCGACCCTTAAGCCTGCAAGGGCATAGGCCTTTGAGAATGTCCTTAAAATAAGGACCGGATAATCATTGATATATTGAAAAGTATCAGGGAAAGCCCTGCTTTCGGAAAACTCTGCGTAGGCTTCATCGGCAACTACAAGTATATCCGGCGGCAACAATTGTAAAAAGGCTTTAAATGCATCATCTTCAAAAATCGTACCGGTTGGGTTTAAAGGGTTGTTTAAGAATATCACCCGTGTCCTGTCATCAATAGCTTCTTTTATACGGTCAAGGTTGACTTTCATATTTGTAACGGGAACCTTGCAAGTTTCGTATCCATATATCTTTGATGCAATGGAATAAAATGCAAATGAGGGCTCTGAGATAATGACCTTGTTTTTTACCTGGTGTTTCATTGCCTTTAAAGCCAGCTCTATAAGCTCGTCAGAGCCGTCTCCAAGCACAACCTGCTCCGGCTTTACATTGTATTTATCGGAGATTGTTGTCTTTAATTCAAATCCATTACCGGGATATCTGTTTATGGAAGAAAGCGCATCACGCATACTGGAAAGTACTTTTTTTGATGGAGGAAACGGATTTTCATTTGAGGCTAATCTTACCCATTCGTCATCAAGGCCGTATTTCATGGCCATTGGATAAAAAGGTATCTCCTGTATGTTTTCATCAATTGAGAGTTTCATTTTGCTCACAGTTTTGTCCACTTTATGCCTTTTATTTGGTTCTTTATCGTTTCAGTGCTCTTTTTACAAGTTCTTCTGCATTCTTCTGCATTATATAAAAATCTTCCTCATAAAGCCCTGCACCCATGGCTATCCTTTTAGCATCATATTCGGTTGCCAGATCCGAAGGACTGTGGGAATCCGTATTGAATACAAGTTTTGCTCCTGTTTTTTTTGCCATCATAGCTACATACCCATTTGTAAGGGAATGCTCCTTTCTGCTGCTGATTTCAAGAAGAACTCCTTTTTCTTGTGCAAATGCTGCATCTGTCTCTTTAATAAGCCCGGGGTGTGCTATTATATCGGCCCCGCCTTCAATTGCTGCCCTGTTTGTCCCTTCTTCTACCGGCTCTGCGATGGTTTCCCCGTGAACAACCACATAGAATATGCCCAGTTCCCGGGCAAACACGATCAGTTCCTTAATAAGTCCTTTGGGAACATGGGTGATCTCTATTCCGGGGAGAATCGTTATACCTTCATGATAGGTTGTTTTTTCACTCAGCTTCAGTATGGAACGTGCAACCGTTTCTATATTGGTATGGTCAACATGGTCGGATATCCCTATGGTTTTATAACCTATGACCCTTGCCCTTCTCGCAAGTTCTGCAGGGAGTAGTTCGCCATCGCTTAATAATGAGTGAGTATGCAAATCTATCATTTATCTTCTACCTTTTCTTATTCTTTTAAATTGCAAAGCAGTTAAGCAAAAAACCGGATAACCATATTTACATCTTATATTTACCGAAATCATCGGGCGAAAGGCTTTCAAGAATGTCTTCCCACTCGGCTGCATCGGTCACTATCTTGTCACCCTTTCCGGAAAGGTCAATTTTTGCTGATTTTTTTATAACAGCCTCTTCAACAAATATCGGCGCCCCCGTTCTTAACGCAATTGCTATTGCGTCACTCGGTCTTGAATCAACAACAAGTCTTTTATTATCCACATCGAGATGCAATAACGCATAATACGTGTTGTCCTTAAGATCAT from Pseudomonadota bacterium includes these protein-coding regions:
- a CDS encoding lysophospholipid acyltransferase family protein: MFIDFLLIFIVKTLQQIIRILPEHLQRSTGVFFGKIAFFVLKGRKKVAISNIKRAFNSINDSEAAGIAKQNFEKLGINFVEMLMIPYVPKHEYSSRFTMENRHYIDDASKQNKGVIVLIFHYTNWEIMGVASNSLASDIVVLARPLKKHKYINNFLNKLRNSTGLQIIPNADTARDVMRHLKANKIIGILADQREKRSRGVFVELFGEKVPTTKGIAAIGMKTGAPVIPMYFVREGFLRYRVVWNEPIEMERGGNIEDMIYLNTRKINAFLETIILKHPDEWFWVHRRWERRRK
- a CDS encoding Trm112 family protein, with product MPINKDLLDILCCPKCKGDIRLNKSEDGLICDACKLMYPIKDDIPIMLVDEAVNITV
- a CDS encoding 30S ribosomal protein S1 — encoded protein: MPDTGDTIAQKEKTPEEMKELYENSMKTLQAGNIIKGRVININADSVIVDVGLKSEGKLSISEFTNKSGEQNVNIGDEVEVIIVGREMGFGLLLLSKQRADIIRIWEKVNKAAEDGTPMDGDITSEVKGGFLADIGVNAFLPISQVDIKPVKNPSSFVGRHLKFKVIKVNQRKGNVIISRRMFMEEERDRKKKEFWKNVKTDQVVYGIVRNITDYGAFIDMGGVDGLLYLNEITWGRITHPKEYLRVGDEIKVKVIDVDVEKERVSVSIKQLKQDPWLKIDEKYGAGTKVRGKVAGIVDYGVFVELEQGIEGLLHISEMSWDKRLKNPNKIVKKGDWIDLIVLVVDKEKNRVSLGLKQLLPDPWEELVAQYPAGAVVKGRIKNITDFGMFVGIGNGIDGLVHMSEVSWSRRKNIVTETFKKGTVVEALVINVDKAQKKFSLSLKQLKESPWKGIMSRYQVGEIVEGYVTSITDFGAFVEIEEGIEGLIHLSEMDEAKGKHPSEIFNIDDKVKALILNIDAKDKRIGLSIKAINKVVEEKKAPEPVKNEENYFSSLADILEPATNKENNEIS
- the ispH gene encoding 4-hydroxy-3-methylbut-2-enyl diphosphate reductase, whose amino-acid sequence is MMEVLKTDHPGFCFGVRRAIDIVLQEKEKAKGKIFTLGPIIHNPQMVEMLRHRGIIPVDNISEINYGTVVFRTHGIKEEEEEDIKLKGLKSIDATCPFVKRVRKKAIFLEKNGYKVVIVGDKNHPEVKSVLSYLHNDGIVLQKPTHITAKKVGVVSQTTQDKDTFFNIVCGLIEGVEELRVYNTICESTGIRQREVALLSSMVDAMLIVGGKNSSNTTKLFNIAKNIQPNTHHIETETDIKPEWFSGLNKIGITGGASTPDDILDIVERYVKKL
- the cmk gene encoding (d)CMP kinase; protein product: MAEKPNKNLIITIDGPSGAGKSTVARMVALALGYRYIDTGAMYRGVAYAYKILCDVRKDSDNMEQFLRNLPIRFEFENEARVFLEVEDISEKIRDPEISLLASKLSQERSVREYLTVLQKEAGKNGGVVLEGRDMGSVVFPDAHLKFYLDANQDERAKRRHLELSSKGIQSLQSVVKDEMQKRDKDDSERKIAPLVIPEHAIYIDTSELDARGVVDSILNVIFESEE
- the hisC gene encoding histidinol-phosphate transaminase, with the translated sequence MDKTVSKMKLSIDENIQEIPFYPMAMKYGLDDEWVRLASNENPFPPSKKVLSSMRDALSSINRYPGNGFELKTTISDKYNVKPEQVVLGDGSDELIELALKAMKHQVKNKVIISEPSFAFYSIASKIYGYETCKVPVTNMKVNLDRIKEAIDDRTRVIFLNNPLNPTGTIFEDDAFKAFLQLLPPDILVVADEAYAEFSESRAFPDTFQYINDYPVLILRTFSKAYALAGLRVGYGIGEASLMSFIERTRQPFSVNSIALAGAKAAMEDTAYFEKVMENNRKGKKFFYNAFNELSVEYVLTESNFILFKYGEGAEALMKRLFEDKILVRWMGPYGLPDYIRVSIGKMEENKRFIETLRKIL
- a CDS encoding histidinol phosphate phosphatase domain-containing protein, whose translation is MIDLHTHSLLSDGELLPAELARRARVIGYKTIGISDHVDHTNIETVARSILKLSEKTTYHEGITILPGIEITHVPKGLIKELIVFARELGIFYVVVHGETIAEPVEEGTNRAAIEGGADIIAHPGLIKETDAAFAQEKGVLLEISSRKEHSLTNGYVAMMAKKTGAKLVFNTDSHSPSDLATEYDAKRIAMGAGLYEEDFYIMQKNAEELVKRALKR
- a CDS encoding bifunctional nuclease family protein; this translates as MLKEMKVAGITVDPFTNTPIVLLKDIEEKDVLPIWIGLLEASSIATALENISTPRPMTHDLLKNILDNLGVKVVKIEVNDLKDNTYYALLHLDVDNKRLVVDSRPSDAIAIALRTGAPIFVEEAVIKKSAKIDLSGKGDKIVTDAAEWEDILESLSPDDFGKYKM